One stretch of Geoalkalibacter ferrihydriticus DSM 17813 DNA includes these proteins:
- a CDS encoding sugar phosphate nucleotidyltransferase → MKIVLPTAGKGTRLRPHTNTKAKSLVHVAGKTVLEHIVSRLAPLNAEEYIFINDEDNGPQVMDFMAETFPQLNCWATLQKERLGPAHAVSLAAPRINSGDDVLVVFNDTIFVADLDRIAQLCSDCDGLIYSKEVEDYQRFGVNVVDEAGFIVDMVEKPDTPISRLAQVGLYYLKDGRGFMDFLERTIQAGETVKGEYYLPAVFMNMIRAGLKLKAPTIDAWLDCGKPETLLETNRYLLAGRHHAHGEVRDSVLIDPVHIEKGAVVQNAILGPNVSVAAGSVIADSIVRDSIINADSEVRSMILDGSIIGESARLIGAARRMNIGDHSLVEMS, encoded by the coding sequence ATGAAGATTGTTTTGCCCACCGCCGGCAAAGGCACGCGCCTGCGCCCTCACACCAACACCAAGGCCAAATCCCTGGTGCATGTGGCCGGCAAGACGGTGCTTGAACACATCGTTTCACGTCTGGCGCCGCTCAACGCCGAAGAATACATCTTTATCAACGATGAGGACAACGGCCCCCAAGTCATGGACTTCATGGCCGAGACCTTTCCTCAGCTCAACTGCTGGGCTACCCTGCAGAAGGAGCGCCTCGGCCCCGCCCACGCCGTGTCCCTTGCCGCGCCGCGCATCAATTCCGGCGACGACGTGCTGGTCGTGTTCAACGATACCATTTTCGTTGCCGATCTCGACCGCATTGCGCAACTCTGCTCCGACTGCGATGGTCTCATCTATTCCAAGGAGGTCGAGGATTATCAGCGCTTCGGCGTCAATGTGGTCGACGAGGCGGGCTTTATCGTCGATATGGTGGAAAAACCCGACACTCCGATCTCGCGCCTGGCGCAGGTGGGACTTTACTATCTCAAGGACGGGCGCGGCTTCATGGATTTTCTTGAGCGCACCATTCAGGCCGGTGAAACCGTCAAAGGCGAGTATTACCTGCCGGCGGTGTTCATGAACATGATCCGCGCCGGCCTCAAGCTCAAGGCCCCGACCATTGACGCCTGGCTTGATTGCGGCAAACCCGAAACCCTGCTGGAGACCAACCGTTATCTTCTGGCCGGCCGTCACCACGCCCATGGGGAAGTGCGCGATTCGGTGCTTATTGATCCGGTGCACATCGAAAAGGGGGCGGTGGTACAAAATGCCATCCTCGGTCCCAATGTCAGCGTCGCCGCCGGCAGCGTGATCGCCGACAGCATCGTGCGCGACAGCATCATCAATGCCGACAGCGAGGTGCGCTCGATGATTCTCGATGGCTCCATCATCGGTGAATCGGCACGTCTGATCGGCGCTGCGCGGCGCATGAATATCGGCGATCACTCCCTGGTCGAGATGTCGTAG
- the hslO gene encoding Hsp33 family molecular chaperone HslO: MKDQLIRVLTRDGSLRGLAAVTTSLAEESRRRQNADPTAALALGRLVTGAALMGGLLKGDQRLNLTIEGNGPLMRMSAETDAQGRVRATVKNPHPNLPLKDGRLDVVGAVGKAGFLHVTKDLGLREPYRGTVHLVSSEIGEDLAYYLTTSEQVPSAVSLGAYVETDGSVGAAGGFIIQAMPGGDESRIALLEERLRNMPAVTSLLREGLDANAILERLLIDIPFDVKQTSDLIFRCTCNRRQVGRMLAGLDTQEVDELVEEKEPIQVTCEFCKEVYTFTPDEIRAIRP, from the coding sequence ATGAAAGATCAGCTCATACGCGTTCTCACGCGCGACGGCAGCCTGCGCGGCCTGGCGGCGGTCACCACCAGCCTGGCGGAAGAAAGCCGGCGGCGGCAAAATGCCGACCCCACGGCAGCGCTCGCGCTGGGACGCCTGGTGACCGGCGCCGCCCTCATGGGCGGATTGCTCAAGGGCGACCAGCGCCTCAACCTGACAATCGAGGGCAACGGTCCGCTGATGCGCATGAGCGCCGAGACCGATGCCCAGGGCCGGGTGCGCGCCACCGTTAAAAATCCTCACCCGAACCTGCCCCTCAAGGATGGCCGTCTCGACGTCGTGGGCGCGGTGGGCAAGGCCGGCTTTCTCCATGTCACCAAAGATCTGGGCCTGCGCGAGCCCTACCGCGGCACCGTGCACCTGGTGAGCAGCGAGATCGGCGAAGACCTCGCCTATTACCTCACAACCTCTGAGCAAGTACCCTCGGCGGTGTCCCTCGGCGCCTATGTGGAAACCGACGGCAGCGTGGGCGCGGCAGGCGGCTTCATCATCCAGGCGATGCCGGGGGGCGACGAGTCACGCATCGCTCTGCTCGAAGAACGCCTGCGCAATATGCCGGCAGTGACCAGCCTGCTCAGGGAGGGCCTGGATGCGAATGCCATTCTCGAGCGCTTACTGATCGACATTCCCTTCGATGTCAAGCAAACCAGCGATCTCATCTTTCGCTGCACCTGCAATCGCCGCCAGGTCGGCAGGATGCTGGCCGGGCTCGACACGCAAGAGGTTGACGAACTGGTGGAAGAAAAAGAGCCGATCCAGGTCACCTGCGAATTCTGCAAGGAAGTCTACACCTTCACTCCCGACGAAATCCGCGCCATCCGGCCGTAG